The genome window atttaaaaattatttgatcaaggTATCGAAAAGGTCATGATGGAAAACTATTTCACAATTATCAATTATTTAGCTATTTCACATGACACCAAAATGAAAAAGAACATAATATGGGCTTCTGAGTAATCAGACAAGAAAAAATTATGCAATAACCATGACATCTTGAGCAGAATACATAATATTATAATTGTTGGTGATTCACCAGATATTGCACGTGAAATAGGAGGATAAAACACAATAAGAGTTTTGGTATGATCAAGGCAGTAGAATGATTGTGATGCAAAAATAAGGAAGCATGAGAAGATACCACTCTTAACCCAAATTAGACACCCCAATTATGTCTGGCTGCATGTTTTACTAGGCTGGCCACAATGGCATTGTAATCAGCCTTGTAAAGTACTATACCATGGGTCAACCCTAGCAATAGGCCAACTTGCCAAAACATGGGATCCGGATGACCTTCCAGTGCTAGGTCAGCAGGCAATCAACTTAAAATTTGCCAGGATAGCAGCTGCACTGATTTGGAAGGTTCTACAGATAGAATTCAACTTCAAAAAAGGAATCCTGCACATGATAGAAAAGTGTGCAACCCTGTTGGACATTGGATTAGACCGGAAGGCTGAATAAAACAAGGAAAGCAACTCCGCCTTTGAAAGGAGGGGAAGATAGAACAAGAAACCAATCCTTATCAAACAAGACCCTATGGGCAGAGAAACACGAGTCAGCAGCTGTTGTGCGAAAGCTGGAACAAGAAGCCCCCGAGGTTTCATGTCTCTCATCTCCGTGGAATTCTACAATTGGGACTATAGGCACAACTCAGGGTTTGATCAAATTAAAAGAAAGGATGGAATCAGAAGCTCTATTCTGTGTTCCAAGATAAATTGTATCTTTTCATGCGTTAACATAATCTCTCCACATCTCCTGCATCAGTTTCTCCATTTCTATGATAAGCCACATGCCACATGCCACTCTCCACCTAACATCCAGTTTGCTAATCAGGAATTTCAACCCACAAACTAGTTTTCATTTCATCAAGGATGATCAACAATCACGCCTCGTCAGCCTCAAAGATTAGGCAAGAATCAAGGAAAATACACTTGAATGTGTGTATCTAACATGGGAGAGGTGGAAAACAACATCAGGCATAGACAAACAATCACAATGATTCCAGGATGGTTCCAAATGTTTGAGGGTTCTATAAAATGcgactacaatttattataataagGTTCAAAAGAAACTTATTCAAAAGCATTGCCCACTAATTAGTGAGGGGAAAACACAAAGAAAAAATAACAAACCAGAAACACATGACTTCAGATATGCTTTCAGATCTACTTTTCCCGTAAGGTATGGCAGCATAAGGCAAACTGAACAAAATACTGACTGTTAAGAGTAACTAAATAAAATTTCTGAAGCCTAAAATGAAAATTTTACATGTTATGATTTTGTCAAGTCATGAGAGTTTGAATACAACTTCACTATAATCTGATAACAGACAATTTGAATTCCACTAACTATAAATTTGAAAACTGTTCGGAAACCATGGAGGACTAAACAGTGTTAGCAGCAAACTGTCTAATATATCATTGTGGATTGAAGAAAACATTGATAAAGCCTACTATTTAAATGAAAGAAAGTTAAATATACATACAATATTCCATGCACAAGAAAAGCCATCTGTTGAAAGAAACCAACTCCTTCCTGCCTGCAAACCTTGCCATGCATTGGTTTGTTCAATCTCAATCTCATCCGAACTGTTATAATCACGATGATactttttcctccttttcttcctgTCCCTCCTACACTTTTTTTTACCACCACTTGCCCAACCTTCAACATCACTATCAAGATCAGATTCTCTAATTCCAGCAGCTTGTATCAAAGAATAGTCATCAGCCTTCTGAAAATGTATTCCATTAGTTTTAAATAGAATTTCCCATGATTGTTCTGTCATGCATTCTCTCGCCAACAAATAGTGAAGAACCCAAGACAGCTGCCCAACCACTTTTATAGCCACCTGCTGCTTCATATTTACACATTCTTTTATAAGAGCCCAATGGTCTGCGTCACTAAGGGTCACTTTGGATTTCAAAATTGTGTctacctttcccttctcttcctcaTGTTCTTCATCAGCCAAAAGACGTAGAAGCTGCCTGCCCTTACCAATAACAGCATTTAATAAGAGAagttcatcaagagatatttggtCATCGCATGTTGCCAAAAGATTCTCGAGCCAACAAGATGGGTATCCAAAATCCTGGCACTGACCACTCAAATGAATGCATTTTCTGATGGATTTCAAGAACAATAGGAGCCTATCTTCATCGAGCAGAATGAGAAGATTTTGTGAAAGTGAGGAGAAATTCTCCTCCAGTATAAACTCTTCAATTGCTGCCCATATATCTTCTAAATCTTCTTTGTACATCAATCCTACAAACTGTTCTACAAAATATTTGGAATCAAGCTTCAGGATCTCACCATCTTTAACTGACTCCGCAAGTTCACTGGAGGACCAAAAATCAGGAACATACTCAAGAAAATTCTCTATGGTCTGCAGAATATCCAGATCCTGGAAGTAATGAGGCTTTGTGGCAACAACCGCAGGTGATTGCCCATGCTTTCCCTTCCACTCAAGCTCCTCCCAGCAAACATCCCGATTTGCAAAAGCATACAGAGACAGTGCCCTAGCTCCTTTTTGATGTCCTGATTCACCGACGCCAGCGAAATTATCAAACCAGAGGAAGATGCGCCTCGGGTTTCCTGTGTATTGTAAAACCACATACATGAGTAAATCAGACACCAATATCAGATTTATCATAACTGCTATCAATATAAGCCAATGAGATAAAAGTCAGTACAGTACCAGATTGTTATTTTAATCAGACAAAATATCCCAAAGTCAATATTTTGAGCCTATGAGAATACCACCGTAGTCCATTTATTATATGAATGCACTATATAACCCGAACAAGAAGTGAATTTTATGACAAAGATGAAACAAAATGTGAGATCACCAGATACAGGTAACAATTACCATGAAAGAACTTCTCCAGCAAGTAGCACCGCTTCGCGAGGATACGCCCGGCCTTCTGTGGCCGCTTCTCAAAGATCATCTGCAGAAGCCGAGGAGCCACATCCAGCTTGGACCGCTCGGATCTGAGGAGCTCCAAGAATAGGTGGAGCTGGTCCCTTGCGGCGATGGAGTGGATAGAGGAGACGGTGTTGCAGAGCCAGAGGCGGGCCTCGTACCGGCCGCAGGAGGAGATAACCGACCAAAGAACCGACTCGAGGTTCCGGAGGAGAGAGAGCGTCGCCTCCACGGCGTCTCTGTTACCCCCACCAACGCCATCGTCACCGTCCGATGGTGGCGGCGGTGGCTTCTGCAAGAACAATCGAAGCATCGCCAGATCAGCAACTCCGATTTCTTGAACCCAACAAAGAAAGAAGTTCTTGGCGTGCCCTAACGGAGAAGTGGGGGTATGAAGGGGAACCAAGACCTCAAGTTTCAAGTAGAATCTTTTGGAGGGAGGTAGAAATAAGGGAAAAAAAGGAACTCCGCGATGGCGGATGGCGGCGGAGGCTCCTGCAAGAACCTTCTTGAACCCTACGAAGAAGTTCTTGCCGTACCCTAATGGAGGAAGGGGGACCTAAACCTCAAGTTTCAAGTAGAATCTGTTGGACGGAGGTAACAAGAAGAGAGGAACGGAGCTCCGAGGTGGCGGATGGCAGCGGCGGTGGATTCTGCAAATCGAAGCATCACCAGATCAGGAACTCCAATTTCTTGAACCCAATGAAGAAATTCGCGGCGCGGAGGAAAGGGGGAACAGAAGGGAGACCAAAACCTCAAGTTTCAAGTAGAGTCTTCTCGAGGGAGGCAGAAAGAAGGGAGAAAACGAAATTCGGGATGG of Musa acuminata AAA Group cultivar baxijiao chromosome BXJ1-7, Cavendish_Baxijiao_AAA, whole genome shotgun sequence contains these proteins:
- the LOC135585254 gene encoding uncharacterized protein LOC135585254 isoform X1 is translated as MLRLFLQKPPPPPSDGDDGVGGGNRDAVEATLSLLRNLESVLWSVISSCGRYEARLWLCNTVSSIHSIAARDQLHLFLELLRSERSKLDVAPRLLQMIFEKRPQKAGRILAKRCYLLEKFFHGNPRRIFLWFDNFAGVGESGHQKGARALSLYAFANRDVCWEELEWKGKHGQSPAVVATKPHYFQDLDILQTIENFLEYVPDFWSSSELAESVKDGEILKLDSKYFVEQFVGLMYKEDLEDIWAAIEEFILEENFSSLSQNLLILLDEDRLLLFLKSIRKCIHLSGQCQDFGYPSCWLENLLATCDDQISLDELLLLNAVIGKGRQLLRLLADEEHEEEKGKVDTILKSKVTLSDADHWALIKECVNMKQQVAIKVVGQLSWVLHYLLARECMTEQSWEILFKTNGIHFQKADDYSLIQAAGIRESDLDSDVEGWASGGKKKCRRDRKKRRKKYHRDYNSSDEIEIEQTNAWQGLQAGRSWFLSTDGFSCAWNIADLPEHLSRHCFKTWTKWIYSKC
- the LOC135585254 gene encoding uncharacterized protein LOC135585254 isoform X2 — encoded protein: MLRLFLQKPPPPPSDGDDGVGGGNRDAVEATLSLLRNLESVLWSVISSCGRYEARLWLCNTVSSIHSIAARDQLHLFLELLRSERSKLDVAPRLLQMIFEKRPQKAGRILAKRCYLLEKFFHGNPRRIFLWFDNFAGVGESGHQKGARALSLYAFANRDVCWEELEWKGKHGQSPAVVATKPHYFQDLDILQTIENFLEYVPDFWSSSELAESVKDGEILKLDSKYFVEQFVGLMYKEDLEDIWAAIEEFILEENFSSLSQNLLILLDEDRLLLFLKSIRKCIHLSGQCQDFGYPSCWLENLLATCDDQISLDELLLLNAVIGKGRQLLRLLADEEHEEEKGKVDTILKSKVTLSDADHWALIKECVNMKQQVAIKVVGQLSWVLHYLLARECMTEQSWEILFKTNGIHFQKADDYSLIQAAGIRESDLDSDVEGWASGGKKKCRRDRKKRRKKYHRDYNSSDEIEIEQTNAWQGLQAGRSWFLSTDGFSCAWNIFCIRRSIL